The Thermococcus sp. M39 genome window below encodes:
- a CDS encoding TIGR00725 family protein, with amino-acid sequence MIQIAIAGSSDEKPLEKAERKAREFARELGKYKDEVILLTGGRSGIMKIVSEEFRKAGGIVVGILPERQEGNEFNTIRIKTGMDFAERSAVMINSADVLVVLGGGIGTMVEALMAYDYGKPLIILTDTGYASDRLELLAKDGYFDHKKIVKVYFVENPKEAVKLALSFKNMDKKSR; translated from the coding sequence ATGATTCAAATAGCAATAGCAGGTTCAAGTGATGAAAAACCGCTGGAAAAAGCAGAGAGAAAGGCAAGAGAGTTTGCAAGGGAGCTTGGGAAGTATAAAGATGAAGTTATCCTTTTGACTGGAGGCAGAAGCGGAATCATGAAGATTGTCAGCGAAGAATTCAGAAAAGCCGGAGGGATTGTAGTTGGAATACTTCCAGAGAGACAAGAAGGTAATGAATTCAACACGATAAGGATAAAAACCGGAATGGACTTTGCAGAGAGGAGTGCTGTAATGATAAACTCAGCTGATGTTTTAGTTGTTTTAGGTGGTGGAATCGGAACTATGGTTGAAGCATTGATGGCCTATGACTATGGAAAACCTCTGATAATTCTTACAGACACTGGATATGCAAGCGATAGGCTCGAATTATTGGCCAAAGACGGCTACTTTGACCACAAGAAGATTGTAAAGGTGTACTTTGTAGAAAATCCAAAGGAAGCAGTGAAGTTGGCATTAAGCTTTAAAAATATGGATAAGAAAAGCAGATAA
- a CDS encoding sulfatase, producing MANGEIKKVLLITIDCFRGDHLHYNGYERKITPTMDKLAKEGSNFFMAFSNGPHTHYSFPSILTSTYPLMFEGPKIGAGRITLAEVMKMLGFKTVGLNSNPFLSEYFGYGKGFDVFNDFLSGEEAKKKSSIAVNLRKKIPKGSIIYRFLQFVDKYMAIKNQKTPYITADELRSRVIDYLERYKDEKLFLWAHFMDAHYPYLPSRETMEELGFKDVNDFKKARLFTKMLNSPEKVTPEEAQILINLYDAQIYTIDQEIKKIFEYLDENGMLDETLIVITADHGEEFGEHGDFTHRVDRDKPTLYNVHIHVPLIFYSGNWEYDDVDKNVSLIDLAPTIVDLVASQKVKKFMGRSLVPLMSKEESEHRAFYSEHEYQESEIVGNVMKERKKAIAYIEYPYKLIYYEGDNSYQLYNFEEDPEERKNLINEPDYQKVALYMKEKIKEHLRKIEMSKVRIRLGRLRKV from the coding sequence ATGGCTAATGGTGAAATAAAGAAAGTTTTGCTGATAACTATTGACTGCTTTCGTGGAGATCACCTTCATTACAATGGTTATGAGAGAAAAATAACTCCAACAATGGATAAGCTTGCCAAAGAAGGTTCTAACTTCTTCATGGCATTCTCAAATGGTCCACATACTCATTACTCTTTTCCTTCAATTTTAACATCAACGTATCCTCTGATGTTTGAAGGTCCAAAAATAGGGGCTGGACGAATTACTTTAGCCGAAGTCATGAAAATGCTTGGATTTAAAACTGTGGGATTGAACTCCAATCCATTTTTGTCTGAATATTTTGGTTATGGAAAGGGTTTTGATGTTTTTAATGACTTTTTAAGTGGAGAAGAGGCCAAGAAAAAGAGTTCTATTGCTGTAAACTTGAGAAAGAAAATCCCGAAGGGCAGTATAATTTACAGATTCCTTCAGTTTGTTGATAAATACATGGCTATAAAGAATCAAAAGACTCCTTACATAACAGCAGATGAACTTAGGAGTAGAGTTATTGATTATTTGGAGAGATACAAAGATGAAAAACTCTTTTTGTGGGCTCATTTCATGGATGCTCATTATCCTTATTTACCGAGTAGAGAGACGATGGAAGAGCTTGGCTTCAAAGATGTTAATGATTTCAAGAAGGCAAGACTTTTCACAAAGATGCTGAACAGTCCCGAAAAAGTCACTCCAGAAGAGGCTCAGATTTTAATTAACTTGTACGATGCGCAGATTTACACAATAGACCAAGAAATTAAGAAAATCTTTGAATATCTCGATGAAAACGGAATGCTCGATGAAACACTAATTGTAATCACAGCAGATCATGGTGAAGAATTTGGAGAGCATGGAGACTTTACACATAGAGTTGATAGAGACAAACCAACATTATATAATGTTCATATTCATGTACCTCTGATTTTCTACTCTGGCAACTGGGAGTATGATGACGTGGACAAAAATGTATCCTTAATTGACTTAGCACCAACCATTGTTGATCTCGTGGCTTCTCAAAAAGTTAAGAAGTTTATGGGCAGAAGTTTGGTCCCTTTGATGAGCAAAGAGGAAAGTGAGCACAGAGCATTCTACTCGGAGCATGAATATCAGGAGAGCGAGATTGTTGGGAATGTGATGAAAGAGAGGAAGAAAGCAATTGCATATATTGAATATCCCTACAAGCTAATCTACTATGAGGGAGATAACAGCTATCAGCTCTACAATTTTGAGGAAGACCCAGAAGAGAGAAAGAATTTGATTAATGAACCAGATTATCAAAAAGTTGCTTTATATATGAAGGAGAAAATTAAAGAGCATTTGAGGAAAATTGAGATGTCTAAAGTAAGAATTCGGTTAGGAAGGCTTAGAAAGGTTTAG
- a CDS encoding glycosyltransferase family 4 protein, which translates to MDVKADLIIFSQAFPPEKGGNASRIGDLYKYLTKFGIKVIVVSALETYPFGTFPREFRLIKKDGDVIRLFTYQPKKDASSIERVLYYTIFPVLASIWLIFNRKSSDVILITSPPPQMYLVALIGKLLRKKVIIDIRDLFLDVSVNLGFIKKGSLVERAFRFLESKALQKADAVTLVTLKIRRQLVEEYGIDSAKCYVVPNGVDLETFKCDKLKRKLQMVYAGYFGHAQDFDTFLKGYALLKENERVPLILAGGGETLEDVLKNAEKLGIAKWINYVGMLSRREVVKLLCSSSIGVAPIKVDESLKYAIPSKIYEYLACGLPFIGVGIGEIERIAEESRAGCVGKTPEEVAECIRKLLNSNLEKLRVQALRYVKRFSRESSAEKFLNVLNSLRGQK; encoded by the coding sequence ATGGATGTAAAAGCAGACCTCATAATATTCTCTCAAGCGTTTCCTCCGGAAAAAGGAGGCAACGCATCAAGAATTGGTGATTTATATAAATATCTTACCAAATTTGGAATCAAAGTTATTGTTGTTTCTGCACTTGAAACTTATCCCTTTGGAACATTCCCCCGGGAATTTAGACTAATTAAAAAAGATGGCGACGTTATTCGGCTGTTTACGTATCAGCCTAAAAAAGATGCTTCTAGCATTGAGAGAGTTTTGTATTACACTATTTTTCCAGTTTTGGCAAGCATATGGCTGATTTTCAATAGAAAATCTTCAGATGTTATTTTAATCACTTCACCACCACCCCAAATGTATTTGGTCGCTCTCATTGGTAAACTCCTGAGAAAGAAAGTTATCATCGACATTAGAGACTTGTTTTTGGATGTCAGCGTTAATTTGGGATTCATAAAGAAAGGGAGCTTAGTTGAGAGAGCTTTTAGATTCTTGGAATCGAAAGCTCTTCAAAAGGCAGATGCCGTAACTCTTGTTACTCTAAAGATAAGACGCCAATTAGTTGAGGAATACGGAATAGATTCTGCCAAATGTTATGTAGTTCCTAATGGTGTGGATTTGGAGACATTTAAGTGCGACAAATTAAAAAGAAAACTTCAAATGGTTTATGCTGGCTACTTTGGACATGCTCAGGATTTTGACACATTTTTGAAAGGATACGCACTTTTGAAAGAAAATGAGAGAGTGCCTCTAATCTTGGCAGGTGGCGGAGAAACACTTGAAGATGTGTTGAAAAACGCTGAGAAGCTTGGAATTGCTAAATGGATAAACTATGTTGGGATGCTATCTAGGAGAGAAGTTGTTAAGTTGCTGTGCTCCTCCTCCATTGGCGTTGCCCCAATAAAAGTGGATGAAAGTCTGAAATATGCAATTCCATCAAAAATCTATGAGTATTTAGCATGTGGTTTGCCATTCATTGGAGTAGGTATTGGAGAGATAGAGAGGATTGCAGAGGAAAGCAGAGCTGGATGCGTAGGAAAAACTCCAGAAGAAGTTGCTGAGTGCATTAGGAAACTTTTAAACTCCAATCTTGAAAAGCTGAGGGTTCAAGCTCTCAGATATGTTAAGAGGTTCAGCAGAGAAAGCTCCGCCGAAAAGTTCCTTAATGTACTGAATTCGCTGAGGGGACAAAAATGA
- a CDS encoding site-2 protease family protein: MNLWTVLIILLAFWGILYVLFGRKKEEEEEGLVVDLFIIMWRTKKLLGFIDKFAQKYTRFWKVYGTIGIIVGFGGMVFVFYMLIRSALIAIRAKAQVAGVQLVIPGVTIPLWYGLIGLIVVMVVHELSHGVVARAEGLPLKSVGLILFFVIPGAFVEPDEDELRKAPLIKRLRVYAAGSMANIVTALLAAVLILSVFAPLIQYAGVEIVSFDPNGPAIHYLKEGDIIVGIDGVQIKTIEDFLNFMNKTKAGQVVTLEVIRNGEKLSVKVPLGEHPNNPGKGYLGVYPSQYVASTIGHENVVLPIYFALNWIYILNLGIGLMNLFPLIPLDGGRMLDETLKEFLPEKIAKPISFAFIGIGVLLLAINLIPAIRNLIG, from the coding sequence ATGAACCTTTGGACAGTCCTGATTATCCTCCTTGCATTCTGGGGAATTCTCTACGTTCTCTTTGGGAGAAAAAAAGAGGAGGAAGAGGAAGGATTAGTTGTTGATTTGTTCATAATAATGTGGCGTACAAAGAAGCTTCTTGGATTTATAGATAAATTTGCTCAGAAGTATACGCGTTTCTGGAAAGTTTATGGGACAATTGGGATTATTGTAGGATTTGGAGGAATGGTGTTTGTCTTCTACATGTTGATAAGATCTGCCCTTATTGCAATAAGGGCCAAAGCTCAAGTTGCTGGAGTTCAGCTCGTAATTCCCGGTGTTACAATACCTCTGTGGTACGGTTTGATTGGTTTAATTGTTGTGATGGTTGTTCATGAGTTGAGCCATGGAGTTGTTGCGAGAGCTGAAGGTCTTCCTTTAAAATCAGTGGGTTTGATATTGTTCTTTGTAATTCCTGGAGCTTTTGTTGAACCAGACGAAGATGAGTTAAGAAAAGCTCCGCTCATTAAAAGGCTCAGAGTCTATGCTGCTGGTTCAATGGCTAACATTGTTACCGCTTTACTCGCTGCAGTGTTGATCCTTTCAGTATTTGCCCCGCTTATACAATATGCTGGAGTTGAGATTGTAAGTTTTGACCCAAATGGACCAGCCATTCATTACTTAAAAGAAGGAGATATCATAGTTGGCATTGATGGGGTTCAAATAAAAACAATTGAGGATTTTCTTAACTTCATGAACAAGACAAAAGCTGGACAAGTTGTTACTTTGGAAGTCATTAGGAATGGGGAAAAGCTTTCTGTAAAGGTTCCTCTCGGAGAACATCCCAATAATCCCGGAAAAGGATACCTTGGAGTTTATCCCTCACAATATGTAGCATCTACTATAGGGCATGAAAATGTAGTATTACCAATATACTTTGCTCTCAACTGGATATATATCCTAAACCTCGGAATCGGTCTGATGAACCTCTTCCCACTGATACCACTAGATGGTGGCAGAATGCTTGATGAAACCCTTAAGGAGTTCCTCCCAGAAAAAATTGCAAAGCCAATAAGCTTTGCTTTCATTGGCATTGGAGTTTTGCTGCTTGCAATAAATCTAATTCCAGCTATAAGGAATCTGATAGGGTGA
- a CDS encoding UDP-N-acetylglucosamine 3-dehydrogenase: protein MLRVGVVGVGNMGRHHARVYSELAKDGRVEFIGVADTNFERAREIAKQYKVEAFQDYRELMSKVDAVSIVVPTSLHKQVALDFIENGVNVLVEKPIAESIESAEEIIRAAEKKDITLMVGHIERFNPAVLKLKEIIESNSLGEIVTLTAKRVGPFPPQIKDVGVIVDLAVHDIDVMSFLLGEQVKEVYAKAGSAKNPLELEDYAVIVLTFESATGVVETNWLTPHKVRKLSVVGTEGIAELDYINQELILYNHEWIRKAKIQKREPLRNEIEHFVECVEKGIQPIVSGSDGLHALKVAIMALKSAKEGKIIRG, encoded by the coding sequence ATGCTTAGGGTTGGCGTTGTTGGCGTCGGAAACATGGGGAGGCACCATGCGAGAGTTTACAGTGAATTAGCAAAAGACGGGAGAGTTGAGTTCATAGGAGTTGCTGATACAAACTTTGAGAGGGCAAGAGAAATCGCAAAGCAGTACAAGGTCGAAGCGTTTCAAGATTATAGAGAGTTGATGAGTAAAGTTGATGCCGTAAGTATTGTTGTGCCAACTTCTCTCCACAAGCAAGTTGCCTTGGACTTTATTGAGAATGGAGTTAATGTTTTGGTTGAAAAGCCTATAGCGGAGAGCATTGAGAGTGCTGAGGAAATTATTAGAGCAGCAGAAAAAAAGGATATAACTTTAATGGTTGGGCACATTGAGAGATTTAATCCCGCAGTGCTTAAGCTGAAGGAAATTATTGAGAGTAATTCCCTTGGGGAGATCGTTACTTTAACTGCAAAACGAGTTGGACCTTTTCCTCCTCAGATTAAAGATGTTGGCGTAATAGTAGACTTAGCAGTTCATGATATTGATGTCATGAGCTTTTTGCTGGGAGAACAGGTTAAGGAAGTTTATGCAAAAGCTGGAAGCGCTAAAAATCCTCTCGAGTTGGAAGATTATGCTGTAATAGTACTGACTTTTGAATCAGCAACTGGAGTTGTTGAGACAAACTGGCTGACTCCCCATAAAGTTAGAAAACTCAGTGTTGTAGGAACAGAAGGAATTGCAGAGCTTGATTATATTAACCAAGAGCTGATCCTCTATAATCATGAGTGGATTAGAAAAGCGAAAATCCAGAAAAGAGAGCCTTTGAGAAATGAGATAGAGCATTTTGTTGAGTGCGTTGAAAAGGGCATACAGCCAATTGTTTCTGGGAGCGATGGTTTACATGCATTAAAAGTCGCAATAATGGCATTAAAAAGTGCAAAAGAGGGGAAAATTATCAGGGGTTAA
- a CDS encoding DegT/DnrJ/EryC1/StrS aminotransferase family protein, with the protein MRQIPIAKPLIGNEEINAVVEVLKSGMLAHGKEVEEFEKEFAEYLGAKYGIATCNGTTALDVAFKALKIKEGDEVITTPFTFIASANSILFQGAKPVFADIDPKTFNLDPNDVLEKINNKTRAILVVHLYGQPADMKAFKEIAEDYKLYLIEDCAQAHGAEFEGQKVGTFGDIAAFSFYPTKNMTTGEGGIVVTNNEELARRAKLLINHGQTKKYYHEELGYNYKMTNIAAAIGRAQLKKLEEWNAKRIENAKLLTEEISKIKGLTPPYVDPRVKHVFHQYVIRVEDEFPLTRNELMEQIREKGIGTAIHYPIPIHWQPLYQKLGYPKDCCPNAIEASRRVLSLPVHPAVSREDIAYIIQTLKELSS; encoded by the coding sequence ATGAGACAAATCCCAATAGCCAAGCCCTTAATCGGAAATGAGGAGATAAATGCTGTTGTTGAAGTTTTGAAAAGCGGAATGCTTGCGCACGGAAAAGAAGTCGAAGAATTCGAAAAAGAATTTGCCGAGTATTTAGGTGCAAAATACGGAATTGCAACTTGCAACGGAACAACTGCTCTAGATGTCGCATTTAAAGCTTTGAAAATTAAGGAGGGAGATGAGGTAATTACAACACCCTTCACTTTCATCGCCTCTGCTAACTCAATACTCTTCCAAGGTGCAAAGCCAGTTTTTGCCGATATTGATCCAAAGACTTTCAACCTCGACCCTAATGACGTTTTGGAGAAAATCAACAATAAGACGAGGGCAATCCTCGTGGTTCACCTTTATGGACAGCCTGCTGACATGAAGGCTTTCAAAGAAATTGCCGAGGATTACAAGCTTTACCTCATTGAGGATTGTGCTCAAGCTCACGGTGCTGAGTTTGAAGGCCAAAAAGTCGGAACCTTCGGAGATATTGCAGCCTTCAGCTTCTACCCAACCAAAAACATGACTACCGGAGAAGGGGGAATTGTGGTTACAAACAACGAAGAACTAGCTAGGAGAGCCAAGCTTTTGATAAATCATGGGCAAACAAAGAAATATTATCATGAAGAACTTGGTTATAACTACAAAATGACTAATATTGCTGCTGCAATTGGAAGAGCTCAGCTCAAAAAGCTTGAGGAATGGAATGCCAAGAGGATTGAAAATGCCAAGCTTTTAACTGAAGAAATCAGCAAGATCAAAGGATTAACTCCACCTTATGTCGATCCTAGAGTTAAACATGTCTTCCATCAGTATGTCATCAGAGTTGAAGACGAGTTCCCACTTACCAGAAATGAGTTAATGGAGCAGATTAGGGAGAAGGGTATTGGGACCGCCATTCATTACCCAATTCCCATTCACTGGCAACCGTTATATCAAAAGCTCGGCTATCCAAAGGACTGTTGTCCAAATGCAATTGAGGCTTCAAGAAGAGTGTTAAGTTTACCCGTGCACCCAGCAGTGAGCAGAGAGGACATAGCTTATATAATCCAAACACTCAAAGAGCTTTCCTCTTAA
- a CDS encoding prenyltransferase/squalene oxidase repeat-containing protein, producing the protein MKAKMSEYLDALLKNTEQYLVIKDEIAYIKDPVFGIVRNRVSAEYLKSIIRLYGESERDIIKKLVRFLLSRQNLNGSWNEIHPNYNQESALVTSFVGEALLLALPYLEGELKERTENALRKARDYVLSSEIEQGYFLKSKLYTADYLNVDATCGAFLAQYYKVFGDKEALEGAKRAARRVCTFQERDGAFPYTVNRGNEKYPLNVPCIHYQGVTLYYLSKIQEVIQEERLKECMLKGTQWLSDVQRNNGKFDWSKSGLMFAYYLTGAYAFGIASFVYASQWDERYLENAAKLLPILNENTPNIVLRWEKGKWRDFPRDVVVSFKSAWLGDYPVKHKLFRLGYAVYRQIARRRFSEDVKEDMIFKLVTKLFGIKASTVEPSKNFPDMFMTSEVLDCLSYALTFLEGEKQ; encoded by the coding sequence ATGAAGGCGAAAATGTCTGAATACTTGGATGCTTTGCTGAAAAATACTGAGCAGTACTTAGTAATTAAAGATGAAATCGCCTACATAAAAGATCCTGTTTTTGGAATAGTGAGAAATAGAGTTAGCGCTGAGTATCTGAAATCTATAATTCGGTTATACGGGGAGTCTGAGAGAGATATTATCAAAAAACTTGTGCGTTTCCTTCTTTCGAGGCAGAATTTAAACGGCTCTTGGAATGAAATTCATCCCAATTACAACCAAGAATCGGCTCTCGTAACATCTTTTGTTGGAGAAGCTCTGCTTCTAGCTTTGCCATATTTAGAGGGTGAACTGAAAGAAAGAACAGAAAATGCTCTGCGGAAGGCGAGAGATTATGTCCTATCAAGTGAGATTGAGCAGGGGTATTTTCTTAAGTCTAAGCTCTACACAGCTGACTATCTTAATGTTGATGCAACTTGTGGGGCTTTCTTAGCTCAGTATTACAAAGTTTTTGGAGATAAAGAAGCATTAGAAGGTGCAAAAAGAGCTGCAAGAAGAGTGTGCACATTTCAAGAAAGAGATGGGGCATTTCCGTATACAGTGAATAGAGGAAATGAGAAGTATCCATTGAATGTTCCGTGCATTCACTACCAAGGTGTTACGCTTTATTATCTCTCAAAGATTCAAGAAGTTATTCAGGAAGAGCGGCTTAAGGAGTGTATGCTCAAGGGAACGCAATGGCTCTCGGACGTTCAAAGAAATAATGGAAAATTTGATTGGTCAAAGAGCGGCTTGATGTTTGCTTATTATCTTACTGGAGCTTATGCATTTGGAATTGCCTCTTTTGTGTACGCATCTCAATGGGATGAGAGATATTTAGAGAACGCAGCAAAGCTATTGCCAATTCTGAATGAGAACACTCCAAATATAGTCCTCAGATGGGAGAAAGGAAAGTGGAGAGATTTCCCAAGAGATGTGGTTGTTTCATTTAAGAGTGCTTGGCTCGGAGATTATCCTGTAAAACACAAGCTGTTTAGACTTGGCTATGCTGTTTATAGGCAGATTGCAAGGAGAAGGTTCTCTGAAGATGTTAAGGAAGATATGATCTTCAAACTTGTAACAAAGCTTTTTGGAATAAAGGCCTCAACAGTTGAGCCTTCTAAGAACTTCCCTGACATGTTCATGACGTCTGAAGTCTTGGATTGTTTAAGTTATGCGTTAACATTTTTGGAAGGTGAAAAACAATGA
- a CDS encoding glycosyltransferase produces the protein MKIIFLASNFPDPVNKTWAPWNKSAVDSVLDFAEPTVIVPRPFAPPFSKFSKIPKYDEGYGYSVHYPRFLYLLPKSLFYCLTGKSYRYFVGRYALKAIEQGKIQKPDVIHALHPYLDGYGGVPIAKKLKTPLVITVHSPNNLKICSKKVLSALKSADKVVVIAKFLANELIEMGIPEEKVEYISLGVNPEEFKPLNREASKIVVPKYKLSANDKIVLYVGQLIPRKNLKTLLKAISLVLRELPEDIKKNVKFVIVGDGPEKNALQKLTHELKISSYVIFTGRVSFEELKEWYGVADIFVLPSLSEGKPVAIYEAMSSECAVVASNVNGIPEQVFDSVNGFLVNPNDMKGLARKIIYLLENEQELESMKKESRKLLFKLGYTWEEYGKRIKQVYDSL, from the coding sequence ATGAAGATTATCTTCCTTGCATCTAACTTTCCGGACCCAGTGAACAAAACATGGGCACCTTGGAACAAGAGTGCAGTTGATAGTGTTTTGGACTTTGCAGAGCCAACTGTGATAGTACCCAGACCTTTTGCACCTCCCTTTTCCAAGTTTTCAAAGATACCTAAGTATGATGAAGGCTATGGTTATTCAGTTCACTATCCTAGATTTTTGTATTTACTCCCAAAATCCTTGTTTTATTGTCTAACAGGCAAATCTTACAGGTATTTTGTTGGAAGATACGCTCTGAAGGCCATAGAACAAGGAAAAATTCAAAAGCCAGATGTCATTCATGCATTGCATCCTTATCTTGATGGTTATGGTGGTGTTCCAATTGCAAAGAAACTTAAGACTCCTCTTGTGATAACAGTCCACAGTCCTAACAATCTGAAGATATGCTCTAAAAAAGTACTTTCAGCTCTCAAGAGTGCAGACAAGGTTGTTGTAATTGCTAAATTCCTTGCTAATGAACTCATTGAGATGGGAATCCCCGAGGAGAAAGTTGAGTACATAAGCTTAGGTGTCAATCCGGAAGAATTTAAACCTCTAAACAGGGAAGCTTCGAAAATTGTAGTGCCAAAGTACAAACTATCGGCTAATGACAAAATAGTTCTCTATGTAGGACAGCTGATACCTAGGAAGAATCTTAAAACCCTCCTAAAGGCAATTTCCTTGGTTTTACGTGAACTCCCCGAAGACATTAAAAAGAATGTTAAGTTTGTCATTGTTGGAGATGGGCCAGAGAAGAACGCTTTACAGAAATTAACACACGAGTTAAAGATTAGTAGTTATGTAATTTTCACGGGTAGGGTCTCTTTTGAAGAACTAAAAGAGTGGTATGGTGTTGCTGATATCTTTGTGCTCCCAAGCTTATCTGAAGGAAAACCTGTGGCAATATATGAAGCTATGAGTAGTGAATGTGCAGTTGTTGCGTCTAATGTTAATGGTATTCCAGAGCAAGTTTTTGATAGTGTTAATGGATTCCTTGTAAATCCAAATGATATGAAGGGATTAGCAAGAAAAATCATCTATCTCCTTGAAAATGAACAAGAACTGGAGAGTATGAAGAAAGAGAGCAGGAAACTGCTGTTTAAACTTGGCTACACTTGGGAGGAATATGGAAAAAGGATAAAGCAGGTTTATGATTCACTTTAA
- a CDS encoding acyltransferase, with translation MPQKYFVHPTAVVEEGVDIGEGTRIWHFAHIRKGAKIGKNCNIGKDVYIDVGVEIGNNVKIQNGVSVYRGVKVEDDVFLGPHMTFTNDLYPRAFNEDWELVPTLVKKGASIGAHATIVCGVTIGEYAMVGAGAVVTKDVPPFGLVYGNPARLKGFVCYCGRKLKEKIGEDENHIIFKCSHCGREVKIRKKDYERYLKEKDL, from the coding sequence GTGCCTCAAAAGTATTTCGTTCATCCGACGGCTGTTGTTGAAGAGGGAGTTGATATTGGTGAAGGGACTAGGATTTGGCACTTCGCACACATAAGGAAAGGCGCTAAAATCGGGAAAAACTGCAACATTGGAAAGGACGTTTACATTGACGTTGGAGTTGAGATAGGAAACAACGTAAAAATCCAAAATGGCGTAAGCGTTTATCGTGGAGTAAAAGTCGAAGACGACGTCTTCCTCGGCCCACACATGACCTTCACAAACGACCTTTATCCGAGAGCCTTTAACGAGGATTGGGAGCTTGTACCCACTTTGGTTAAGAAGGGAGCAAGCATTGGAGCTCACGCGACAATAGTTTGTGGAGTAACAATCGGCGAATATGCCATGGTTGGTGCCGGAGCAGTAGTGACAAAAGACGTTCCACCCTTTGGATTAGTTTACGGCAACCCCGCAAGATTAAAAGGCTTCGTCTGCTACTGCGGCAGAAAATTAAAAGAGAAAATTGGCGAGGATGAGAATCACATAATCTTCAAATGCTCCCACTGTGGGAGAGAAGTTAAGATAAGGAAAAAAGATTATGAACGATACTTGAAAGAAAAAGACTTGTGA
- a CDS encoding TIGR00269 family protein — MKCSKCGREAVYHARYEGKYYCHKHFNEMVEKKVKQTVRKYKMIKRGERIAVGVSGGKDSVVLLHLLAKLRKKFPFEIVAITIDEGIAGYRPASVEIAKKNAELLGIEHHVYSFKEYIGFTLDETVQIMGSFEKGERVGACSYCGVWRRWLLNYAAQDVGADKLAIGLNLDDEAQVFLMNIMRGDIARLGRTGPYYEVIHEDLVPRIKPLREVPEKEIVLYAVLNNIEVDLSECPYVVEAFRAEIRDWLNEMEEKHPGTKYQILRSYDKLFPILAKHYAKRKLNRCKICGQPTTGEICKACQFKLQVQKKAKELGLTFRVK, encoded by the coding sequence ATGAAGTGTTCAAAATGTGGGAGAGAAGCTGTTTATCACGCTCGTTATGAAGGCAAATATTACTGCCACAAACACTTCAACGAAATGGTTGAGAAAAAAGTAAAGCAGACTGTGAGAAAGTATAAAATGATTAAGCGCGGTGAGAGGATAGCTGTTGGGGTAAGTGGTGGAAAGGACAGTGTTGTTCTCTTGCATCTTTTAGCCAAACTTAGGAAGAAGTTTCCTTTTGAAATTGTTGCCATAACAATAGATGAAGGAATAGCTGGCTATCGTCCAGCAAGTGTTGAGATAGCGAAGAAGAATGCAGAGCTTTTGGGAATAGAGCACCACGTCTATTCCTTCAAGGAATATATCGGCTTCACCCTTGATGAGACAGTCCAAATCATGGGGAGCTTCGAGAAAGGCGAGAGGGTTGGGGCTTGTTCCTACTGCGGCGTATGGAGGAGATGGCTGTTAAATTATGCCGCTCAAGATGTTGGGGCAGATAAATTAGCTATTGGCTTAAATTTAGATGATGAAGCACAAGTGTTTTTGATGAACATAATGCGCGGAGACATTGCGAGATTGGGAAGGACAGGGCCGTATTATGAGGTCATTCACGAGGACTTAGTCCCAAGAATTAAGCCTTTAAGAGAGGTGCCAGAAAAGGAGATTGTTCTCTACGCTGTTCTCAACAACATTGAGGTTGATTTAAGTGAATGTCCCTATGTTGTCGAGGCATTTAGAGCTGAAATAAGGGATTGGCTGAACGAGATGGAAGAGAAGCATCCAGGAACAAAATACCAAATTTTGAGGAGCTACGACAAGCTCTTCCCGATTTTAGCAAAGCACTATGCGAAGAGAAAGCTGAACCGCTGTAAGATTTGCGGACAGCCGACGACTGGAGAGATATGCAAGGCATGTCAGTTCAAACTGCAGGTGCAGAAGAAAGCTAAAGAGCTAGGGCTGACGTTTAGGGTAAAGTGA